Proteins encoded within one genomic window of Nordella sp. HKS 07:
- a CDS encoding GlxA family transcriptional regulator: MSPQQEPLNVALLGVQEVTASTLYGMFDLFSSPGRDFPFITRGIAGEQRMRPFIVARSRDEFRAANGVPVRPDHDFSDCPRPDIVCIPDFFVMPGESVAGQYDAEARWLQRIHGEGTMLASACSGAVLLGEAGLLKNCDATIHWAYVASLANYPGVKVKPHQSLVLSGEAQRIIMAGGGTSWQDLTLYLIARFVGIRKAMEVARVYMLQWHDQGQQPFAALMGFRRTNDAVINKCQDWAALNYLTHSPVAAMTALSGLPERSFVRRFSQATGLTPLDYIHGLRLEEAKQMLETGDLGVEAIANEVGYEDASFFGRLFRRKVGLTPAKYRLRFGSLHRALKTG, translated from the coding sequence ATGAGTCCGCAGCAGGAGCCTCTCAATGTCGCGCTGCTGGGAGTGCAGGAGGTCACCGCCTCGACGCTCTACGGCATGTTTGACCTGTTTTCGTCTCCGGGCCGCGATTTCCCGTTCATTACAAGAGGCATTGCCGGCGAGCAGCGCATGCGTCCCTTCATTGTGGCGCGCTCGCGTGATGAATTTCGCGCCGCCAATGGCGTCCCGGTCCGGCCTGATCATGATTTCTCGGATTGCCCGCGGCCAGACATCGTCTGCATTCCCGATTTCTTCGTGATGCCGGGAGAGAGCGTCGCCGGACAGTATGATGCCGAGGCGCGCTGGCTGCAGCGCATCCATGGCGAAGGCACGATGCTGGCCAGTGCCTGTTCCGGCGCGGTGCTCCTCGGCGAGGCGGGGTTGCTGAAAAATTGCGACGCCACCATTCATTGGGCCTATGTCGCCTCGCTCGCCAATTATCCCGGCGTGAAGGTCAAGCCGCATCAGTCGCTGGTACTGAGCGGCGAGGCGCAGCGGATCATCATGGCAGGCGGCGGCACGAGCTGGCAGGACCTGACGCTCTATCTCATCGCCCGCTTCGTTGGGATCCGCAAAGCCATGGAAGTCGCCAGGGTCTATATGCTGCAATGGCACGATCAGGGCCAGCAGCCTTTCGCCGCGCTCATGGGATTCCGGCGGACCAATGATGCAGTCATCAACAAATGCCAGGACTGGGCGGCGCTGAACTACCTGACTCACTCGCCGGTGGCCGCGATGACAGCCTTGTCCGGCCTGCCCGAACGTTCCTTCGTGCGCCGCTTTTCGCAAGCGACGGGACTAACGCCGCTCGACTACATCCATGGGCTGAGGCTGGAGGAAGCCAAGCAGATGCTCGAAACCGGCGACCTCGGAGTCGAGGCGATCGCCAACGAGGTCGGCTACGAGGATGCGAGTTTCTTCGGCCGCCTTTTCCGCCGCAAGGTCGGCCTCACCCCGGCAAAATACCGCTTGCGCTTCGGCTCCCTCCACCGGGCCCTGAAGACCGGCTAG